TGACGATAATCTGAGAATCTGACTCAGGATACAGAAAGTGTTGTCCTTATTAAGTGGGTTAATTTTGGGGAGAATATATGAGCTTTCTAAAGTAGGTTGATcctccgggtgaacgtagtcctgaataggactgttgttgttgttgttgacagtgagcTTTCTGTTGGGACAAACAAAACTGTCTGTTATATACTGGTGTCCACattaagtgggtgtccatatagtggggttccactgtatatgaTATTTCGCACCACCTCGGTCAGTTCATTGTTTTGAGTGgctgttattcaaatttgctatgtacatgtacagtgacTCGCCACGGTGACTCAACACGGTGACAGGGGATGAAACAGGACTTATGTCCCAATTGATATCAACCcctccataaaaaaaaaatcagagcaGTGGAAGAGCTGTAGGGTTGGACctacagtttttgtttttatctgagaagactagaatGTCTAACCATTTGTGGATGTCACAACAAAGGCAGCATGTTCTcgtcagttattttaagaccctgagtgttggtccggcctgGGTTTGAACGCCATTCCCATTGAACTTTCTGTTGGGACAAACAAAACTGTCTGTTATATACTGGTGTCCACattaagtgggtgtccatatagtggggttccactgtatatgaTATTTCGCACCACCTCGGTCAGTTCATTGTTTTGAGTGgctgttattcaaatttgctatgtacatgtacagtgacTCGCCACGGTGACTCAACACGGTGACAGGGGATGAAACAGGACTTATGTCCCAATTGATATCAACCcctccataaaaaaaaaatcagagcaGTGGAAGAGCTGTAGGGTTGGACctacagtttttgtttttatctgagaagactagaatGTCTAACCATTTGTGGATGTCACAACAAAGGCAGCATATTCTcgtcagttattttaagaccctgagtgttggtccggcctgGGTTTGAACGCTTACCTAGTTGAGCTAACCAGGTGACAGTTTGGAATGCAACACGTCTAGAAACATTTATGCTGGTATACAACTTCAACTTCACTGTAATTCCCttttaattattgcatttgTTTCACTGACTGCATcatttttaattcaaacaaTGATACCAATTGctcattattttattaattcttataAACTTTTCTTTATTGATAATGAAAAGATATGacaagagaaaattgattttggtcactcTTGGCATTCAAGGCTTAAACAGCtcgaaaatttgttttctttgatttttatttatagTTGTTGAAGAGGCAGAAGTTTTTGAGGCATCAAAACAGGGACAGGAGATCCCCACCCCTGAAGACATCCCATTTTACCATGACTTTACTGCCACAGCAGATAAGGTAAATTAAATTGGATTTGTGATATGTCATAATTCCATCACAGGTTATCCCTGCTTGTGGACaatattgtttctttttgaTTTGTTATGTCTGCTATATATTCTATACTAAAGAAGGGCGGCCAAAGGCTGGGACTTTGCCTTTTTATTGGAAATGCAAGTCTTAGACATTGGAACATGTAGGGATGTTGCTACAAGCTGGCTGCTGGCTAATTTCATAATGGTATCTGTTATTGCTTTTTAGAATACTCTTAAACTTGATGTTGCAAGAGATGACAATCCACAGATTTTTACAGGTAAAGACTTGTAACAATATATAACCAATGTTACCTTAATTACTTGCAAATTTCCCTAAACTACTTGATTGGTGATTAAGTGCAAATAAAGTAccgtatttcattttgtaatgaaaagacaaagaagGTGGAAGTTTGGCAGTTTCTTGAAACTCCAAGGGCCGTATTCAGGCAAGAAAATGATTGAGAATTGTCTTCATCTGGATTGAAGGAATATGGTCATAATAACAAAGCTGGTTGTGAAGGTGACTTCCCCACAGCTTTTATAAACATCAGTccctgtcaacaacagtcctatccATTCAAAACTACACTCACCGTGACGACCACATTCCACCTCCCTTATGAAATGacttctgggttcaaaccttttacTCTTTCCCCAAAACATGGCTCTATAAACATGGTGGTCATGAGGCTACCATCTGTAAATAAGTAAATAGTTAGTTTTAACTGTattgctttctctttttttgttatctaTGTTATTTGACTTATTTCATTGTTATTGACAGAAAATGATAAATCTGAGCCATCACATGACAATTTAGTAAATGAAACCAAGTAAGTCTACCCTTACAGTCAGTGCATGTTTCACTGGTATTTTTCCTACGTAGCAAAATTCTGCTCATCAATGTGGTACACATCTTTCATGATCCTTGTACAATAATGGGATGGGTCAGCCATTTTACAGATAGGTACGGCAAAACAAAGGACTGACCtggtaaaataaaaagtttgaaTAAGCAATGAGCTTGTTTAACTGTTGGCGTTGTTTTCTGAGAGCACAAATTGGCAGCAAATTAAAGCTGTGAGAGGTTAGATGGCAAGTGGGCAAATGAGAAGTGAAGCTGCGAAAATGCACGCTATTAGCACATGtaaattaaagacaaaaaaagaaaaacgttgtTTCCATCCTATTCTCCTAAGGGGTTAGCTGtaggtattaaaaaaaacagcaaattaAAATCACAAGAAGTACTCTTGTTTATCGCTCTTTTTTGTTCACAGTAAACTTCGAGCTCAGTTAGGACTCAAACCACTTTTATTGGACGATCATGCCAATACTACTGCAGCCATGACAACAACAAGTGCTGAGAAGAAAACTTCTGGAAATTCCAGCGACTCTCAAGtgagtttttttacttttgtaagTAAGGCTTATCTCAAACATCATGCTGCAGTTGTGCTGAACTACTTCAATAATTGATCAAATCTAACATAACAAATTAGCAGCCAAACTCATTTCATATATATTTATGAGTGGATATATTTTATAAGTAGAAGACATGTTCAAAAGTTGATGaagctgttattattattattattattattattattattgtttttattattattattattattattattattattattattattattattattaaattgaaGCCAAGTCATGCTACATCAAGCCAGGCTAGCACAGTAGTAGcacaatattttaaaagaacCACACCTGAGCTTTTATTAACAAAAAttcgtttttctctttcttttcagAATCAAAATATTGTGTCTGCCGTTCGTATCTTGATTCAAGATCTGGATGAAACAAACCTTCTAACTCTTCGAAATGAAATTGACCAACGGCTGCAAAGTCTAAATAAAACATACAGTGAATCTAAGAACAGTCATGAGCAGTTGGAGGAGAAAGAATTAATCACTGATTGAATAACTCATAAGCATTACCTTAACGACAATGTAGCTAGTATTTAATGCTTATTTCAGAGCTAATATGATATCAGTCAGTTAAAAAGGGTTGCACTTCACAAATGCCACTCTTGGGTAAGCCTTTCTGATTTTAATTAGCAACTACTGTGACACTGCTGTCAACTGTCTGTAATGCAGACACCAAATTGGACAGAGCCAAGTGTCTACATTACAGAGTCATAGTGTATTATAGTCAAACCTCCTTAATATGGACACTAAAGAAACAGAATCAAGTGGCTGCTGTACTGAGGTATCTGTATTATAGTCACCGACATCTCCTTATTATAGATACCAACTATACAGAGCCTAAAGTGTCCAGTACATTACAGGGGGCCATAGTCAAACCTCCTGAATACAGGAATAAGGGCTTTTCTACAGGTATCCCTTTAACTACATTCTGGGCATATGATTAAatctttaattcttttaaatcATAACGTAAATCCTCCTTTCccgttccttttctttcttagaGCCCTGACTTAATCCCTAAGGTATTAAAGGAAGCTATCTTGAGTGAACTTGTCTTGTTTCCCATTGTATGTTGCAGTACTTTAAAGTTTTAACCTTTGTGTGGAACTCAAAGCGGCAAAGCTCTGTTCGAGGGGTTAACAAGCTCAAGGAACTTAAAAAAACTGCTTCTGGGCCTTTTCTTAAACCGAAGTGCAAATTGACGTGCAAATTTTGGGAGAACAGACCTATATATGAAGCCAGGGGTATAAACGGCATCCATATAATATGGGAATTGAAACACTCTTTTTGGCTTTAAATGACATTCATATACAAAAAGTCTTTTTGTCCAATTTTAACTTTCCCAGCTGACAAACAGCAATCATCATTCACGATCATTCTCagcaaaactttttaaaaattataaatatattaaCATTCCGATCGGCGTGCTCCTAGAAATATAGAAGCAAGAGGCATATAAAGAATGGACCATCAAACTGAAAGAGGGTTTTGACACTTTTTAAGGAGTTGTCTGTTTTTCACAAACTGCAATGCATAAAATGTCTAGGAATATGCTGTACTGTCAGATACGAATTATAATCGTATTTCCAGTCATTTCAGAGACCTAAAGGCTCgagaaattacgtataacaatttcgaaatatcactcgtggtatttatgctaaatatcactacaaatcctgctattacctatacttattgTTTGGGGGTTGAAGTGGTTTATGCGCACCAGGGATTCTACACGCTACATGAAtgtgataaaacaaaaaaacaaacaaacacaacaacaaaaaacaaagacaaagggGGCAAGACGGTGACGGTTACTGAACGTCTAAATATATGTACTCTATAGACTAGTAATATAGAGCAAGTTATACCGCATGAAATTataggaacgaacttttgagaAACCCTGTATAGTTGTTCGACTGAAAACCACTAtttttatacgtttctgggaaactacccacctacccctcccctaagccaacattaacaggTATCTGACTTGggtaaaatgttggcttaggggaagggtaggtgggcagtttcccagaaacgtaaaatacGCCACTTCCATATtccccataatgcaccttattttatttgccccccaaaccTTTGCAGAATTTTTGTTTTCGATTACGCTTGGGACGGCTGTGATACCcgggagaaatgaaaaacaaaggttatgcaaaatttggggggaggcaaataattagcaattatatattggacgaggttgagcaaaatatcgtgatttgtcagtggcgagcagatcaataattgatctgcgagacactgacaaatcacgatattttgcgataaccgagttcaataattgttttatcattcgatcaccgagtttgttttttaggGAATATCTTCGGGaggcgaagcgatctgccattttcacgcaagagcgatcgcaagaaggacaaaagcgtggtttcatttacgcatgagcagaatagtGTTTGCAGCCAGTTGAACGATATTGCGCATAAGcacaccattatttgtaggcagttatttgcaggtcacgtggtgggctctcgggccaatgaaaaggaagcaACATTTGTATCGAATGCAAAAGGCGTATTATGACCGACCTAACCCTCCCCTTTTAGGGCGTATTTGTTGATTCGCTTTTGTGTTATGGTGTgggcacaggcagcccaagctcacgtcacgtgaaaggattagattaattattagcggtgtgcgagccgggacgtgactgttcaacgaaagcggtattgggttacatggcggccgtgaatttataaaggatttgtatgggaatccacgttatagatttaggaagataaatactcgtagaaattctcaataaaaaacgtcttaccttatttacatggtgtgttcttgcttgctgtgtggttattttcccgatcctgtgcgattttagcgatttttagtagtggaaactcagaaatgaaaaaaatcgctaaaatcgcacaggatcgggaaaataaccacacagcaagcaagaacacaccatgtaaataaggtaagatgttttttattgagaatttctacgagtatttatcttcctaaatctataacgtggattcccatacaaatcctttataaattcacggccgccatgtaacccaataccgctttcgttgaacagtcacgtcccggctcgcacaccgctaataattaatgtaatccttt
The sequence above is a segment of the Porites lutea chromosome 3, jaPorLute2.1, whole genome shotgun sequence genome. Coding sequences within it:
- the LOC140929843 gene encoding cilia- and flagella-associated protein 410-like, yielding MSRLSEQQILARARASSLENVKNLNFWGSDLNDISVLRQMPNVEVLSLSVNSITSLKDFAHCPRLRELYLRRNSIGDIDEIGFLKNLPKLRVLWLSDNPCANVENYRMTVLRNLPKLTKLDTVVVEEAEVFEASKQGQEIPTPEDIPFYHDFTATADKNTLKLDVARDDNPQIFTENDKSEPSHDNLVNETNKLRAQLGLKPLLLDDHANTTAAMTTTSAEKKTSGNSSDSQNQNIVSAVRILIQDLDETNLLTLRNEIDQRLQSLNKTYSESKNSHEQLEEKELITD